The DNA window CGTTCTGTTAAAGAAACCAAAAAAACTCCAGAGAAAGAAAGTCTGGATGAAGGTTTAAAAAGTTTGGAAGAAGCACGTAAATTTTCCAAACCTGCAAATGAAGAAAAAATTCTAACTGTATTAAAAGATTCTCATAAAGAAAATTTTATTCCTGAATCAGATAATTGGAAGATCACCAGAGAGAAAAAACAAGAAACTCTTTCTATGGTTTCCAAAAACCAAGCAGCGAAGGCGGCTCAGGTAGAAGAAGCTTCTAAATCGGATACTTTCGGTAAAGGTTCCGGGAACCAAGACTTCTCCCAAAGAAACGGGAACGAGACCACATTTACTCTATTAAAAGCTGGCCTTGGGGTAGTGGAGAAAAACCAAGAAGTTTCAGGACAAAATTCTAAACCTTCTAAAACAAATCCCGGATCTTCAATGGATCGTTCTCAAATGAAGGAAAACTTTCAGAGATTGGTTCAATCAGCAAAATTGAATATTGTTGAGAATGGAAAATCGGAAGCAACTCTTAGATTAAATCCAAGAGAGTTAGGAAGAGTTTCCTTACGCATTACTGTAGAGGACGATAAGGTCCAGGGTAAAATTTTAGTAGAGTCGGATCAGGTTAGAAAATTATTCGCCGGCGATCTGGAACAACTTCGAAAAGATTTTAAAGAACAAGGATTGGATCTACAATCCTTAATAGTGGAATCTGAAGATTCATTACGCATGAGTTGGGATGGGCAAGATGCATCTCGCTTTTTTGACCAAGAAGGTTTTGGATTTGAGGCCTCCGGTTTTTCGAATTCTTCTGATTTAGAAGAAGTTTCAGAAATGGACTCTATAGAAAATTCAGAATTCGCCGAAAAGAATACTGATAAACGCTTAAACATTTTGGTTTAAGGAGAGGATCATGCCTGAAGCAAGCGCAGTTTCTAATGAAGCTACACGTAGCCGTTATCTCGAAGGAGACAGAAGTTACGATTTAAGGAAGCATTTTGATAAATTGGAGAAAGAAGAAAAGAGTGGTCTCCAAGGTATCGAGGTCCGTTCCACTGCGAAAGCATTAGGAAAAGATGATTTTCTAAAGCTGTTGATCACTCAACTTTCTTCTCAAGATCCTACCAATCCTGTTAAAGACCAAGACTTTATCGCACAGATGGCACAATTCTCTTCCTTAGAGCAGATGAATAATATCTCCCAAGGAATTGGTAAAATGACCAATCGCCAAAGTTTCTCTCTTGTAGGTAAGATCGTTTCTGGTCCTGATTTTGTGACTGGAGAGAATGTAGTGGGAACTGCAGGCGCACTATTCTTCGACGGAGACGGTAAGTCTTTCGTAAGAGTAAACGGTAGAACTGTAGAGATCGACGCAATCACTTTGATCACTGATCCCGCAATACTCAATCAACAAGAGGGACAAACTGGAGCACCTGCTCCGAAAACTGCAGGACCTACTGGAGCAGGATCTTCTCTTAATACTCCTGTAGGAACTCCTACAACTCAACCTTCGCAATCAATGCAAACCCAACAATTCCAGAATACATTACAAAATCAGAATGATTCTAGTTTTGAAGAAACAAGTTCCGGAGCTCCAGGCTGGAGTTTTCCCGGAAAACCGAACGATAGCAATTATTAATTAAATAGAAAATTTCGAGGTATAAGCGCCATGATGAGATCCCTTTATTCAGGAGTTTCCGGTTTAAAAAACCACCAAGTGCGGATGGACGTAATCGGTAACAATATTTCTAACGTGAACACTCACGGTTTTAAAACGGAGCGTGTTACTTTCCAGGATATGATCTCCCAAGAGTTAAGAGGAGCTTCCGAGCCTAAGGAAAATATCGGAGGGGTCAACCCTCAACAAGTTGGTCTTGGATCATTGATCGCTGCGATCGATAAGATCATGACCCAAGGTTCTTTGCAAACTACTGGTAAGAACACTGACGTCGCGATTTCTGGAGAAGGTTTCTTTATCGTTAAAGACGGAGACAAACAATTCTATACCAGAGCTGGTGCGTTTAACTTAGATAAGAATGGTTATTATGTAAACCCTGCAAACGGGTTGAAGGTGCAAGGTTGGAATTCTCGCCTCGATGAAAAAGGGAATAAGTATATTAACTCCTCTGCATCTATTGAAGACATTGTAATCCCAGTTTATTCTAAAGAACCTGCAAGAGCTACTTCCAAAGTGGATTTCAGATCCAACTTGAATTCTTCCGTGCAAGCTGTTCCGCCTGACGCCACTCCTGAAGAGATCACTGCAATGATCAATGATCCGGATCCTAAGGCAAGAAGAGGACATGTAACTACTATCAAGGTTTTTGATGACCAAGGTGCCGAGAGAGAATTCAAAATGGAATTCTACAAAGTACGTGAGAATACCTGGAAAGCAAGAACGTCATTAACTGATTCTACTCAACTTTCCGTGGATGTTGCTGCTACTGGTGGACAAAACATTCAAATGCCTGGATTAACCGAGCTTGAGTTCGGATTTACTCCTGATGGAAAGATCACATATGTTTCCGATGGAACAGATGTGATGAACACTGGAAAACTAAGCGCAAAAGTTTCTTTCAAACTTCCTGGTAACCCGCAAGTTCAAAGTTTTGATCTTTCTTTAGGTGAGACTGGAATGGTAGACGGTATCACTCAATTCTCTTCTGACTTTACTACTAAAGCGGTAAAACAAGACGGATACACTATGGGATATCTGGAGTCTTTCTCCATTGATAATTCCGGAACTGTTACCGGTGTTTATTCCAACGGAATTAAACAACCTTTAGCAAGAATTGCAACTGCAGTTTTTAATAACCCGGCTGGTTTGGATAAGGCAGGGGATACAATGTTCGCATTCTCCAATAACTCAGGTGAACCTTTGATCGGAGAAGCTGGTATTGCAGGTAGAGGAAAGATCAACGCAGGTCTATTAGAAATGTCAAATGTGGATCTTTCCGATCAGTTTACTGATATGATCGTTACTCAAAGAGGTTTCCAAGCAAACTCCAGAACGATCACTACCACAGACCAAATGTTACAGGAAGTCCTGGGTCTGAAACGTTAATCGTTAACTTAGATCTCCTATTCATTTTGTTTGCGCCCGTGGGATTTTTTCCTTCGGGCGTTTTTCTTTTGTAAGTTGGTTAAGAGTATATTTCCGATTGCAGTATCTATTTCTTCAACTTAGCTTGTTTTTTTAGCTTATACCAGAGACTAACGCAGTGAGAGAAAAAAAGAAAAAAGTCGGAACAAAAAACAAACAGGAAGGAAAGAACAGTCGTTTCGGATCTGTATTTTCATCCCACCAGGAATTATTCCGTGATTGGGATCCGGAAGAAACCTCCTCTTTTGCGGGACTTTTCGAATATAAATCTGTAAACTCTGGCACAATCCTCATTGCTTCCGAAAAATCTTCCGGATGGTTCTATTTTCTTTTAGAAGGAAAATGTGAAGAATTCACGAAGGCTTCTTCCGGAGAAGAATTGATGATCCGAAGCCTGGGACCTGGTTCTCATTTTGGAGAAGCAGGGTTTTTCCATTGGAAAG is part of the Leptospira saintgironsiae genome and encodes:
- a CDS encoding flagellar hook-length control protein FliK, which encodes MQIRTEGPGREEGFSLSAEPKVSNVSEKTSAPSVSFMDLMKSIQLRSQKVLEEGQKSEIKEEKSSEVEESKEPELFVRSEEEDVEETDSEEENEKLVRLSEKKAQKAELAEADSELDEEIDTELESDELDSPFITQMSVFLAGLEAKKEKEVSGAANQEESVSFKKIQKHSKEEAPKAEQKEEAGNVSVLKSNQPEEKRSVKETKKTPEKESLDEGLKSLEEARKFSKPANEEKILTVLKDSHKENFIPESDNWKITREKKQETLSMVSKNQAAKAAQVEEASKSDTFGKGSGNQDFSQRNGNETTFTLLKAGLGVVEKNQEVSGQNSKPSKTNPGSSMDRSQMKENFQRLVQSAKLNIVENGKSEATLRLNPRELGRVSLRITVEDDKVQGKILVESDQVRKLFAGDLEQLRKDFKEQGLDLQSLIVESEDSLRMSWDGQDASRFFDQEGFGFEASGFSNSSDLEEVSEMDSIENSEFAEKNTDKRLNILV
- a CDS encoding flagellar hook capping FlgD N-terminal domain-containing protein, whose amino-acid sequence is MPEASAVSNEATRSRYLEGDRSYDLRKHFDKLEKEEKSGLQGIEVRSTAKALGKDDFLKLLITQLSSQDPTNPVKDQDFIAQMAQFSSLEQMNNISQGIGKMTNRQSFSLVGKIVSGPDFVTGENVVGTAGALFFDGDGKSFVRVNGRTVEIDAITLITDPAILNQQEGQTGAPAPKTAGPTGAGSSLNTPVGTPTTQPSQSMQTQQFQNTLQNQNDSSFEETSSGAPGWSFPGKPNDSNY
- the flgE gene encoding flagellar hook protein FlgE encodes the protein MMRSLYSGVSGLKNHQVRMDVIGNNISNVNTHGFKTERVTFQDMISQELRGASEPKENIGGVNPQQVGLGSLIAAIDKIMTQGSLQTTGKNTDVAISGEGFFIVKDGDKQFYTRAGAFNLDKNGYYVNPANGLKVQGWNSRLDEKGNKYINSSASIEDIVIPVYSKEPARATSKVDFRSNLNSSVQAVPPDATPEEITAMINDPDPKARRGHVTTIKVFDDQGAEREFKMEFYKVRENTWKARTSLTDSTQLSVDVAATGGQNIQMPGLTELEFGFTPDGKITYVSDGTDVMNTGKLSAKVSFKLPGNPQVQSFDLSLGETGMVDGITQFSSDFTTKAVKQDGYTMGYLESFSIDNSGTVTGVYSNGIKQPLARIATAVFNNPAGLDKAGDTMFAFSNNSGEPLIGEAGIAGRGKINAGLLEMSNVDLSDQFTDMIVTQRGFQANSRTITTTDQMLQEVLGLKR